A region of Candidatus Micrarchaeia archaeon DNA encodes the following proteins:
- a CDS encoding tryptophan--tRNA ligase — MAEFTVTPWDVSGAIDYDKLIQQFGTKRIDGALRKRLESDAGELHPMLERDYFFSHRDLDLVLNDYGKKKGFFLYTGRGPSGPMHIGHLIPLVFTKWLQDRFGVNLYIEITDDEKFLVKQEMKWEDTQRYSLENIIDIIAVGLDPGKTFIFKDSEYIKNVYPLLLKVAKKTTFSTARAVFGFNESTNIGISFYPAYQVVPTFFEKKRCLIPAAIDQDPYWRIQRDVAEGLGYYKTAAIHSKFLPPLTGVEGKMSSSVADTAIWLSDDGKTVKSKINKYAFSGGKANVEEHRKLGGNPDIDVSFQWLSIFFEPDGAKLKKIREDYVSGKMLSGEMKQILIEKIDRFLVSHREKRERAKELVREFMYDGKLAKEMWKKQF; from the coding sequence ATGGCAGAATTCACGGTCACACCATGGGACGTCAGCGGCGCGATTGATTACGACAAGCTGATTCAGCAATTCGGGACGAAGAGAATAGACGGGGCGCTCAGGAAGAGGCTGGAAAGCGACGCTGGCGAACTTCATCCGATGCTGGAACGGGACTATTTTTTCTCGCACCGGGACCTGGATTTGGTGCTCAACGATTACGGAAAGAAGAAGGGCTTTTTCCTCTATACTGGCAGGGGGCCGAGCGGGCCGATGCACATCGGGCACCTCATCCCGCTCGTGTTCACGAAATGGCTCCAGGACAGGTTCGGAGTCAATTTGTATATCGAGATTACGGATGACGAGAAGTTCCTGGTGAAGCAGGAAATGAAATGGGAGGACACGCAGAGATACTCGCTGGAGAACATAATTGACATAATCGCCGTAGGACTGGACCCGGGAAAAACTTTCATTTTCAAGGATTCCGAATACATCAAAAATGTTTATCCGCTGCTGCTGAAAGTCGCGAAGAAAACCACGTTCAGCACCGCGCGCGCGGTCTTCGGGTTCAACGAGTCCACCAACATCGGGATAAGCTTTTATCCTGCTTACCAGGTGGTGCCCACGTTCTTCGAGAAAAAGAGATGCCTCATTCCGGCCGCGATAGACCAGGACCCGTATTGGAGGATACAGAGGGATGTGGCGGAGGGCTTGGGGTATTACAAGACTGCGGCGATACACAGCAAGTTCCTTCCTCCGCTCACTGGAGTGGAGGGGAAGATGAGTTCGAGCGTCGCTGATACCGCGATATGGCTTTCAGACGACGGGAAAACAGTGAAGAGCAAGATAAACAAATACGCGTTTTCAGGAGGGAAGGCGAACGTGGAGGAGCACAGGAAGCTGGGCGGGAACCCGGACATAGACGTTTCGTTCCAGTGGCTGAGCATATTCTTCGAGCCGGACGGCGCGAAGCTGAAAAAAATCAGGGAGGATTACGTTTCGGGGAAGATGCTGAGCGGGGAGATGAAGCAGATTCTGATTGAGAAAATAGACAGATTCCTTGTTTCGCACCGCGAGAAGCGGGAAAGGGCGAAGGAGCTCGTGCGCGAGTTCATGTACGACGGGAAATTGGCAAAGGAGATGTGGAAAAAGCAGTTCTAA
- a CDS encoding NAD-dependent epimerase/dehydratase family protein, translated as MRIMITGASGKLGQEVSLLLPEATALVRKPTGTQFPKELAVDFENSESLRSALSDCDVLIHLAGSMNFQSRKELYESNVLLTKRILSALPKKTKVVYASSISVYGKDLLGRTDESTVPNPDTPYAKTKHEAEKMVMGRSNSISLRIGTMYGPQYEDYARILKMVKKGRMFVIGEGINPVSFVHVEDVAKAVAASISAKPGVYVLAGESVPQERIYEIAAKILRVPPPKRRIPLSLALLFAKLEEMRASLSGRKPIITPEHVNILAKPRLFNCSKAKKELGFEPRPLEEGIKELAKSSGLL; from the coding sequence ATGCGCATAATGATAACCGGCGCGAGCGGAAAGCTCGGCCAGGAAGTATCACTGCTGTTGCCCGAAGCCACAGCGCTTGTCAGAAAACCGACCGGGACGCAGTTCCCCAAGGAATTGGCAGTGGATTTCGAGAATTCTGAAAGCCTGAGGTCCGCGCTCTCAGACTGCGACGTGCTCATCCATCTCGCGGGCTCCATGAATTTCCAAAGCAGGAAGGAGCTTTACGAGAGCAACGTCCTGCTCACCAAAAGAATCCTCTCAGCGCTCCCCAAAAAAACAAAAGTGGTATACGCTTCCTCTATTTCAGTCTACGGGAAGGACCTCCTTGGGCGGACCGACGAGAGCACCGTCCCGAACCCGGACACCCCATACGCCAAAACCAAGCACGAAGCCGAGAAAATGGTGATGGGGCGCAGCAATTCAATCTCCCTGCGGATAGGGACTATGTACGGCCCGCAATACGAGGATTACGCGCGCATACTTAAGATGGTGAAAAAGGGCAGGATGTTCGTAATCGGAGAAGGGATAAACCCGGTTTCGTTCGTGCACGTCGAAGACGTCGCAAAGGCGGTAGCCGCTTCCATTTCCGCAAAACCAGGGGTTTACGTGCTCGCGGGCGAAAGCGTCCCGCAGGAGCGCATATATGAAATAGCGGCGAAAATCCTGCGCGTTCCGCCTCCAAAAAGGAGAATCCCGCTTTCCCTGGCGCTGCTTTTCGCGAAGCTGGAGGAAATGCGCGCCTCGCTCTCCGGAAGGAAACCCATCATCACTCCGGAGCACGTGAACATCCTGGCCAAGCCCCGCCTTTTCAACTGCTCCAAAGCGAAAAAAGAGCTGGGCTTCGAACCGCGTCCGCTCGAAGAAGGGATAAAAGAGCTGGCGAAATCCTCGGGCCTGCTCTAA
- a CDS encoding geranylgeranylglyceryl/heptaprenylglyceryl phosphate synthase, with protein sequence MDCLLMGKIEKYICDELGRKKGLLFAVIDPLDYKDLDSAVKSAKNANEGGADIILVGGSTGVQGELLDTVTKRIKEDVNVPVVLFPGNIGTVTKYADALYFMSMLNSKNTYWITRAQMLAAPTVKQYGIEPLPVGYIVVEPGGTVGWVGEANLIPRDKPKLAAAMALGAQYMGFRFIITDAGSNPASGHIPLEMVKAVSSVLEVPYVVAGGIKTPEQAKNVLKSGADIIQVGTAFEESASVQKVREMVKAVREGAKLRTK encoded by the coding sequence ATGGATTGTTTGCTCATGGGAAAAATAGAGAAATACATATGCGACGAGCTTGGGCGGAAGAAAGGCCTTTTGTTCGCCGTGATAGACCCGCTGGATTACAAGGATTTGGATTCAGCGGTGAAATCCGCAAAAAATGCAAACGAAGGCGGCGCGGACATAATCCTGGTTGGCGGAAGCACCGGGGTGCAGGGCGAGCTTCTTGATACGGTCACGAAAAGGATAAAGGAGGATGTGAACGTTCCAGTCGTGCTTTTCCCGGGCAACATAGGCACCGTGACGAAATACGCGGACGCGCTCTACTTCATGTCCATGCTCAACTCCAAAAACACGTATTGGATTACGCGCGCGCAGATGCTCGCTGCCCCTACCGTTAAGCAATACGGTATAGAGCCGCTCCCAGTAGGATACATCGTGGTGGAGCCCGGAGGCACAGTGGGCTGGGTTGGGGAGGCAAACCTCATTCCCAGGGATAAGCCAAAACTCGCGGCCGCGATGGCGCTCGGGGCGCAATACATGGGCTTCAGATTCATAATCACCGATGCAGGAAGCAATCCGGCTTCAGGCCACATCCCCCTTGAGATGGTGAAAGCCGTTTCCTCGGTCCTTGAGGTTCCGTACGTTGTCGCAGGCGGGATAAAAACCCCTGAGCAGGCGAAAAACGTGCTCAAGTCCGGCGCGGACATAATACAGGTCGGCACGGCGTTCGAGGAGAGTGCGAGCGTGCAGAAAGTCAGGGAAATGGTGAAGGCAGTGCGCGAAGGCGCGAAGCTCAGGACTAAATAG